From the genome of Chania multitudinisentens RB-25, one region includes:
- a CDS encoding transketolase family protein, with protein MSNAEHLANVMVQAFIDAVDRGIDLVPVVADSTSTAKISPFMQKFPGRVVNVGIAEQSLVGTAAGLALGGKIAVTCNAAPFLISRANEQIKVDVCYNNANVKLFGLNAGTSYGPLASTHHAIDDLAIMRGFGNIQIFAPASPNECRQIIDYALAHVGPVYIRMDGKALPELYNEQYRFTPGAVVTLHEGSDVALVATGSTVHEIVDAAAMLADCGIQAKAISVPSLRPCDTGALLAAMRNCRAVISVEEHNVNGGLGSLVAEVLAESGAAIKLKRLGIPDGEYASASDRAYMRQHHGFDAHGIVEQVKTLL; from the coding sequence ATGAGTAATGCAGAACATCTGGCTAACGTGATGGTGCAAGCGTTTATTGACGCCGTAGATCGCGGCATCGACTTGGTGCCCGTAGTCGCAGACTCGACTTCAACGGCCAAAATCTCACCCTTTATGCAGAAATTCCCTGGCCGGGTCGTTAACGTTGGCATTGCCGAGCAAAGCCTGGTAGGCACTGCCGCAGGGCTGGCGCTGGGCGGGAAAATTGCGGTAACCTGCAACGCCGCTCCGTTCCTGATTTCCCGCGCTAACGAACAGATTAAAGTGGATGTCTGTTACAACAACGCCAACGTTAAGCTATTTGGCCTGAACGCCGGGACCAGCTACGGCCCGCTGGCGAGTACGCACCATGCCATTGACGATCTCGCCATCATGCGCGGATTCGGCAATATTCAAATCTTTGCCCCAGCATCGCCGAACGAATGCCGCCAGATTATTGACTATGCGTTGGCACACGTCGGCCCGGTCTACATCCGCATGGACGGCAAAGCGTTGCCGGAACTGTATAACGAGCAATATCGTTTCACGCCGGGAGCCGTCGTCACGCTGCATGAAGGTAGCGATGTTGCACTGGTGGCAACAGGTTCAACGGTACATGAAATTGTTGATGCGGCAGCGATGCTGGCAGATTGTGGAATTCAGGCCAAAGCGATCAGCGTGCCATCCCTGCGCCCTTGTGATACCGGCGCACTGCTGGCGGCGATGCGCAACTGCCGTGCGGTCATTTCTGTTGAAGAACACAACGTGAACGGTGGGCTAGGCAGCCTGGTGGCCGAAGTGCTGGCTGAGTCCGGCGCAGCCATCAAACTGAAACGTCTTGGTATCCCGGATGGTGAATACGCCTCGGCATCAGATCGGGCTTATATGCGCCAACATCATGGGTTTGATGCGCACGGCATCGTTGAGCAGGTGAAGACCTTATTGTAA